One Streptomyces sp. NBC_01217 genomic region harbors:
- a CDS encoding HAMP domain-containing protein, with translation MKKQRNGTIDVDAAAFNRLLAGLVAMRDGNFRRRLTVSGDGVMAEIAAVFNEVADRNLHLTGELARVRRVVGREGKLTERLETGACEGSWAAAIDASNELVDDLARPVSEVGRVLSAVADGDLEQRMELRSHTADETVRPLRGEFLKVARTVNNLVDQLSAFTEQVTRVAVEVGTEGKLGGQAQVRGMSGSWKDLTDSVNTMAYRLTAQVRDIALVTTAVAKGDLSRKVTVHVAGEMLQLKNTVNTMVDQLSSFSSEVTRVAREVGTEGELGGQATVPGVAGVWKDLTDSVNTMAGNLTSQVRGIAEVTTAVASGDLSQKVTVSARGEVAQLAETINQMTETLRTFADEVTRVASEVGGEGLLGGQAQVPGAAGTWKDLTDSVNTVFRNLTTQVRDIAQVTTAVASGDMTQKVTVDVAGEMLELKNTVNTMVDQLQSFGSEVTRVAREVGVEGRLGGQAEVPGAAGTWKDLTDSVNTAFRNLTGQVRDIAQVTTAVANGDLSQKVTVDVAGEMLELKNTVNTMVAQLSSFADQVTRMARDVGTEGRLGGQARVDGVSGTWKELTDSVNFMAGNLTDQVRQIAQVTTAVARGDLSQKIDVDARGEILELKNTINTMVDQLSAFAEQVTRVAREVGTDGRLGGQAQVPGVAGVWRDLTDSVNGMAGNLTAQVRNIAQVATAVARGDLSQKIDVDARGEILELKNTLNTMVDQLSNFAEQVTRVAREVGTEGMLGGQAEVQGVSGTWKDLTQSVNGMANNLTLQVRNIAEVTTAVAKGDLSKKITVDAKGEILELVTTVNTMVDQLLNFADEVTRVAREVGTEGILGGQARVRGATGIWKDLSDNVNLMANNLTSQVRNISRVSSAVANGDLTKKVTVEARGEVAELADTVNTMVTTLSSFADEVTRVAREVGTEGELGGQARVPGVSGTWKDLTESVNSMASNLTGQVRQIATVTTAIAKGDLTKKIDIDARGEIQELKNTINTMVDQLSSFAEQVTRVAREVGTEGQLGGQARVRDVDGTWRDLTESVNEMAGNLTRQVRAIAAVATAVTRGDLNLKIDVDAAGEIQALQDNINTMIANLRDTTATNKEQDWLKGNLARISGLMQGRRDLDDVASLIMSELTPVVSAQHGAFFLAMPTGDTDAVGSDSDKESLYELRMRGSYGYSAGSMPTSFRPGETLIGTAAEEKRTIQVDNVPPGYLKISSGLGEAPPAHVIVLPVLFEGKVLGVIELASFQPFTHIQRDFLNQLAEMIATSVNTISVNTKTEKLLEQSQELTEQLRDRSQELENRQKALQASNAELEEKAELLAQQNRDIEVKNTEIEDARQVLEERAEQLAVSMRYKSEFLANMSHELRTPLNSLLILAKLLADNAEGNLSPKQVEFAETIHGAGSDLLQLINDILDLTKVEAGKMDVSPTRIALVQLVDYVEATFRPLTAEKGLDFSVRVSPELPATLHTDEQRLLQVLRNLLSNAVKFTDSGAVELVIRHANEDVPNAIREQLLEAGSLRDADADLIAFSVTDTGIGIASSKMLVIFEAFKQADGTTSRKYGGTGLGLSISREIARLLGGEIHAASEPGRGSTFTLYLPLHPSELPPQGYPQIGPGPIEAHGATAEEGLRPQAGTGPDPAHTARDSAGAAGLMRRRRKALGGSERRPALPPRGAAPAAAQEPWTLAGQEEPEVRRTFRFRGEKVLIVDDDIRNVFALTSVLEQHGLSVLYAENGRVGIEVLEQHDDVTVVLMDIMMPEMDGYATTTAIRRMPQFAGLPIVALTAKAMKGDREKAIESGASDYVTKPVDPDHLLSVMEQWMRGE, from the coding sequence GTGAAGAAGCAGCGCAACGGAACCATCGACGTCGACGCGGCAGCGTTCAACAGACTGCTGGCGGGCTTGGTGGCGATGCGCGACGGGAACTTCCGCAGGCGTCTGACCGTCTCGGGCGACGGCGTGATGGCGGAGATCGCGGCAGTCTTCAACGAGGTCGCCGACCGCAATCTGCATCTCACCGGTGAGCTGGCCCGGGTACGGCGGGTCGTCGGACGTGAGGGGAAGCTCACCGAGCGGCTGGAGACGGGGGCCTGCGAGGGCTCCTGGGCCGCCGCGATCGACGCCTCCAACGAGCTGGTCGACGATCTGGCGCGCCCGGTCTCGGAGGTCGGGCGGGTGCTGTCGGCGGTGGCCGACGGTGATCTCGAACAACGGATGGAGCTGCGGTCGCACACGGCCGACGAGACGGTACGGCCGCTGCGCGGCGAGTTCCTGAAGGTCGCCCGTACGGTCAACAACCTGGTCGACCAGCTGTCGGCGTTCACCGAGCAGGTGACGCGGGTCGCGGTCGAGGTGGGTACCGAGGGCAAGCTGGGCGGGCAGGCCCAGGTGCGCGGGATGTCCGGGTCGTGGAAGGACCTCACGGACTCCGTCAACACCATGGCGTACCGGCTGACCGCGCAGGTGCGCGACATCGCGCTGGTGACGACGGCGGTCGCCAAGGGTGATCTGTCGCGGAAGGTCACCGTCCATGTGGCCGGCGAGATGCTCCAGCTGAAGAACACCGTCAACACGATGGTCGACCAGCTGTCGTCGTTCTCCTCCGAGGTGACCCGGGTGGCCCGCGAGGTGGGTACGGAGGGCGAGCTGGGCGGGCAGGCGACCGTGCCCGGCGTGGCCGGTGTGTGGAAGGACCTGACCGACTCCGTCAACACGATGGCCGGGAACCTGACCTCGCAGGTGCGCGGTATCGCCGAGGTGACGACGGCGGTCGCCAGTGGTGACCTGTCGCAGAAGGTCACGGTGAGCGCCCGTGGCGAGGTCGCGCAGCTGGCCGAGACGATCAACCAGATGACCGAGACGCTGCGGACCTTCGCGGACGAAGTTACGCGCGTGGCCAGCGAGGTCGGCGGCGAGGGTCTGCTCGGTGGTCAGGCGCAGGTTCCGGGGGCGGCAGGGACCTGGAAGGACCTCACCGATTCGGTGAACACGGTCTTCCGGAACCTGACGACTCAGGTGCGTGACATCGCGCAGGTGACCACCGCGGTGGCCAGTGGCGACATGACGCAGAAGGTCACCGTCGATGTGGCGGGCGAGATGCTGGAGCTGAAGAACACCGTCAACACGATGGTGGACCAGCTCCAGTCCTTCGGTTCGGAAGTGACACGGGTGGCCCGGGAGGTCGGCGTCGAGGGCCGGCTGGGCGGTCAGGCCGAGGTACCGGGGGCTGCGGGGACCTGGAAGGACCTCACGGACTCGGTGAACACGGCGTTCCGGAACCTGACGGGCCAGGTGCGTGACATCGCGCAGGTGACGACCGCGGTCGCCAACGGTGATCTCTCGCAGAAGGTCACCGTCGATGTGGCGGGCGAGATGCTGGAGCTGAAGAACACCGTCAACACGATGGTGGCGCAGCTCTCGTCCTTCGCCGACCAGGTCACGCGGATGGCGCGAGACGTGGGCACGGAGGGCCGCCTCGGTGGCCAGGCGCGGGTCGACGGCGTCTCCGGTACGTGGAAGGAGCTCACCGACTCCGTCAACTTCATGGCGGGGAACCTGACCGATCAGGTGCGCCAGATCGCGCAGGTGACCACGGCGGTGGCGCGGGGTGATCTGTCGCAGAAGATCGATGTGGACGCGCGTGGCGAGATTCTTGAGCTGAAGAACACCATCAACACGATGGTCGACCAGCTCTCCGCCTTCGCCGAGCAGGTGACCCGGGTGGCCCGCGAGGTGGGCACCGACGGTCGGCTCGGCGGTCAGGCACAGGTGCCCGGCGTGGCTGGTGTGTGGCGTGATCTGACCGATTCGGTGAACGGCATGGCGGGGAACCTCACCGCTCAGGTCCGTAACATCGCGCAGGTCGCGACCGCGGTGGCGCGGGGTGATCTGTCGCAGAAGATCGATGTGGACGCGCGCGGCGAGATCCTTGAGCTGAAGAACACCCTCAACACGATGGTGGACCAGCTCTCGAACTTCGCCGAGCAGGTGACGCGGGTCGCCCGCGAGGTGGGCACGGAAGGCATGCTCGGCGGCCAGGCCGAGGTGCAGGGGGTGTCCGGTACGTGGAAGGACCTCACGCAGTCCGTCAACGGCATGGCGAACAACCTGACCCTGCAGGTCCGTAACATCGCCGAGGTCACCACGGCGGTCGCCAAGGGCGATCTCTCCAAGAAGATCACGGTCGACGCCAAGGGCGAGATCCTCGAACTGGTGACGACGGTCAACACGATGGTCGACCAGTTGCTCAACTTCGCCGACGAGGTGACGAGGGTGGCCCGCGAGGTGGGTACCGAGGGCATTCTCGGCGGTCAGGCCCGGGTTCGCGGGGCGACCGGCATCTGGAAGGACCTCAGCGACAACGTCAACCTGATGGCCAACAACCTGACCAGTCAGGTGCGGAACATCTCCCGGGTCTCGTCCGCGGTCGCCAACGGCGATCTGACGAAGAAGGTCACCGTCGAGGCCCGCGGTGAGGTCGCCGAGCTCGCCGACACCGTCAACACGATGGTGACGACCCTGTCCTCGTTCGCCGACGAGGTGACGCGAGTCGCCCGCGAGGTGGGTACGGAAGGGGAGCTGGGCGGCCAGGCGCGCGTTCCGGGCGTCTCCGGTACGTGGAAGGACCTCACCGAGTCCGTGAACTCGATGGCGTCCAATCTGACCGGTCAGGTGCGCCAGATCGCCACGGTCACCACGGCCATCGCCAAGGGCGATCTCACCAAGAAGATCGACATCGATGCGCGCGGTGAGATCCAGGAGCTGAAGAACACCATCAACACGATGGTCGACCAGCTGTCCTCGTTCGCCGAGCAGGTGACGAGGGTCGCCCGCGAGGTGGGTACGGAGGGGCAGCTGGGCGGTCAGGCCCGGGTCCGCGACGTCGACGGGACCTGGCGTGATCTGACCGAGTCCGTGAACGAGATGGCCGGGAACCTCACCCGTCAGGTGCGGGCCATCGCGGCCGTCGCCACCGCGGTGACCCGCGGCGATCTCAACCTCAAGATCGATGTGGATGCGGCCGGCGAGATCCAGGCCCTGCAGGACAACATCAATACGATGATCGCCAACCTGCGTGACACCACGGCCACCAACAAGGAGCAGGACTGGCTCAAGGGGAACCTCGCCCGGATCTCCGGCCTGATGCAGGGGCGGCGCGATCTCGACGACGTGGCCTCGCTGATCATGAGCGAGCTGACCCCGGTCGTCTCCGCGCAGCACGGTGCGTTCTTCTTGGCCATGCCGACCGGTGACACCGACGCGGTGGGCTCGGACAGCGACAAGGAAAGCCTCTACGAACTCCGGATGAGGGGCAGCTACGGATACTCGGCGGGATCGATGCCGACATCCTTCCGGCCCGGGGAGACGCTCATCGGGACGGCCGCGGAGGAGAAGCGGACCATCCAGGTGGACAACGTTCCGCCGGGATATCTGAAGATCTCCTCCGGGCTCGGCGAGGCGCCGCCCGCGCATGTGATCGTGCTGCCGGTGCTCTTCGAGGGGAAGGTGCTCGGTGTGATCGAGCTGGCCTCCTTCCAGCCGTTCACCCATATCCAGCGGGACTTCCTCAACCAGCTCGCCGAGATGATCGCGACGAGCGTCAACACCATCAGCGTCAATACGAAGACCGAGAAGCTCCTTGAGCAGTCGCAGGAGCTGACCGAACAGTTGCGGGACCGTTCACAGGAGTTGGAGAACCGGCAGAAGGCACTTCAGGCCTCCAATGCCGAACTGGAGGAGAAGGCCGAGCTGCTGGCCCAGCAGAACCGCGACATCGAGGTCAAGAACACCGAGATCGAGGACGCCCGGCAGGTCCTGGAGGAGCGCGCCGAGCAGCTCGCGGTCTCGATGCGTTACAAGTCGGAGTTCCTGGCGAACATGTCGCACGAGTTGCGCACCCCGCTCAACTCGCTGCTCATTCTCGCGAAGCTGCTCGCCGACAACGCCGAGGGCAATCTCTCGCCGAAGCAGGTGGAGTTCGCCGAGACGATTCACGGAGCCGGTTCCGATCTGCTTCAGCTGATCAATGACATCCTCGATCTGACGAAGGTCGAGGCGGGCAAGATGGATGTCAGTCCGACCCGGATCGCACTGGTCCAGCTGGTCGACTACGTGGAGGCGACGTTCCGGCCGCTCACCGCGGAAAAGGGGCTCGATTTCTCCGTACGGGTCTCGCCGGAGCTGCCCGCGACACTGCACACGGACGAGCAGCGGCTGCTCCAGGTGCTGCGCAACCTTCTTTCCAACGCGGTGAAGTTCACCGACAGCGGCGCGGTCGAGCTGGTCATCCGGCACGCCAACGAGGATGTGCCGAACGCCATCCGCGAGCAGCTGCTGGAGGCCGGCTCGCTGCGAGACGCCGATGCCGATCTGATCGCCTTCTCGGTCACCGACACCGGCATCGGGATCGCGTCCAGCAAGATGCTGGTGATCTTCGAGGCGTTCAAGCAGGCGGACGGTACGACCAGTCGCAAGTACGGCGGTACTGGGCTCGGCCTGTCCATCAGCCGGGAGATCGCCCGGCTGCTGGGCGGCGAGATCCACGCGGCGAGCGAGCCGGGCCGGGGTTCCACTTTCACGCTGTATCTGCCGCTGCACCCGAGCGAGTTGCCTCCGCAGGGCTATCCGCAGATCGGCCCCGGGCCCATCGAGGCGCACGGTGCCACGGCCGAGGAAGGGCTGCGTCCACAGGCCGGTACGGGCCCCGACCCGGCGCACACCGCACGCGATTCGGCTGGTGCCGCCGGGCTGATGCGGCGTCGTCGCAAGGCGCTGGGGGGCTCGGAGAGGCGTCCCGCGCTGCCGCCGCGCGGCGCCGCCCCGGCTGCCGCGCAGGAGCCGTGGACGCTCGCCGGACAGGAGGAACCGGAGGTCCGCAGGACCTTCCGGTTCCGCGGCGAGAAGGTGCTGATCGTCGACGACGACATCCGTAACGTCTTCGCGCTCACCAGCGTGCTGGAACAGCACGGTCTTTCGGTGCTGTACGCGGAGAACGGGCGTGTGGGCATCGAAGTCCTGGAGCAGCATGATGATGTGACGGTCGTACTGATGGACATCATGATGCCGGAGATGGACGGCTATGCGACGACGACGGCGATCCGCAGGATGCCGCAGTTCGCCGGGCTGCCGATCGTCGCGCTGACCGCGAAGGCGATGAAGGGTGACCGGGAGAAGGCGATCGAATCCGGTGCTTCCGACTATGTCACCAAGCCCGTCGATCCTGATCATCTCCTTTCCGTTATGGAGCAGTGGATGCGCGGAGAGTGA
- a CDS encoding response regulator, translating into MVQKAKILLVDDRPENLLALEAILSALDQTLVRASSGEEALKALLTDDFAVILLDVQMPGMDGFETAAHIKRRERTRDIPIIFLTAINHGPHHTFRGYAAGAVDYISKPFDPWVLRAKVSVFVELYMKNCKLREQAALLRLQLEGDANGGAGHEREPAGLLAELSARLAAVEEQAEALSKQLDDESADAAAVATAAHLERKLTGLRRALDALEPGTGSGAAVLPS; encoded by the coding sequence ATGGTGCAGAAGGCCAAGATCCTCCTGGTCGATGACCGGCCGGAGAATCTGCTGGCGCTGGAGGCCATCCTCTCTGCGCTCGATCAGACACTGGTGCGGGCATCGTCAGGGGAGGAAGCGCTCAAAGCGCTGCTCACGGATGACTTTGCGGTCATTCTGCTGGACGTCCAGATGCCGGGCATGGACGGTTTCGAAACCGCCGCGCACATCAAGCGGCGGGAACGGACCCGGGACATCCCGATCATCTTCCTCACCGCGATCAATCACGGTCCGCATCACACCTTCCGGGGTTATGCGGCGGGCGCGGTGGACTACATCTCGAAGCCGTTCGACCCGTGGGTGCTGCGGGCCAAGGTCTCGGTCTTCGTCGAGCTCTACATGAAGAACTGCAAGCTGCGCGAGCAGGCGGCGCTCCTGCGGCTCCAGCTGGAAGGCGATGCCAACGGCGGCGCGGGCCACGAGAGGGAGCCCGCAGGACTGCTGGCCGAGCTCTCGGCACGGCTCGCTGCCGTCGAGGAACAGGCCGAAGCGCTCTCCAAGCAGCTCGACGACGAGTCGGCGGATGCCGCGGCCGTGGCCACCGCCGCCCATCTGGAACGCAAGCTGACCGGCCTGCGCAGGGCACTCGACGCACTGGAGCCCGGCACCGGCAGCGGCGCGGCCGTCCTTCCCTCGTAA
- a CDS encoding DNA translocase FtsK: protein MASRTSGKGSQGTAGTAKRVGRTSGPAKKAAPAKKTAAKKAAPAKKAVAKKAVAPKPAPSPTGGVYRLVRALWLGAAHAVGAMFRGIGRGAKGLDPAHRKDGIALLLLGLALVVAAGTWSNLRGPVGDLVEMLVTGAFGRLDLLVPILLGAIAVRLILYPEKPEANGRIVIGLSALVLGVLGQVHIACGSPGRGDGTTAMQNAGGLIGWAASKPLVYTMGEVLAVPLLLLLTVFGLLVVTATPVNAIPQRLRLLGTKLGLLDPVYDPETDEESDDERYDEQWREALPARSRRSSARRSEAPAEYDPDRAETDALSKRRRPRRPSVQPALNRTMDAVDVAAAAAAALDGAVLNGMPPSPIVADLTQGVSVERERPGTPVPGARTSEPAAGGGRPEKAAAPAVGVPDLTKSVPDSQSQPLPARAEQLQLSGDITYSLPSLNLLERGGPGKTRSAANDAIVASLTNVFTEFKVDAAVTGFTRGPTVTRYEVELGPAVKVERITALAKNIAYAVASPDVRIISPIPGKSAVGIEIPNTDREMVNLGDVLRLADAAEDDHPMLVALGKDVEGGYVMANLAKMPHVLVAGATGSGKSSCINCLITSVMVRATPDDVRMVLVDPKRVELTAYEGIPHLITPIITNPKRAAEALQWVVREMDLRYDDLAAFGYRHIDDFNQAVRNGKVKLPEGSERELSPYPYLLVIVDELADLMMVAPRDVEDAIVRITQLARAAGIHLVLATQRPSVDVVTGLIKANVPSRLAFATSSLADSRVILDQPGAEKLIGKGDGLFLPMGANKPTRMQGAFVTEDEVAAVVQHCKDQMAPVFREDVVVGTARKKEIDEDIGDDLDLLCQAAELVVSTQFGSTSMLQRKLRVGFAKAGRLMDLMESRNIVGPSEGSKARDVMVKPDELDGVLALIRGESAS, encoded by the coding sequence ATGGCCTCACGTACGTCCGGCAAGGGTTCCCAGGGCACGGCGGGCACCGCGAAGCGCGTCGGCCGTACCTCGGGGCCGGCCAAGAAAGCCGCGCCCGCCAAGAAGACCGCGGCGAAGAAGGCCGCGCCCGCGAAGAAGGCGGTGGCCAAGAAGGCGGTCGCGCCCAAACCGGCACCCTCGCCCACCGGCGGTGTCTACCGCCTGGTGCGCGCTCTCTGGCTCGGTGCGGCCCACGCCGTCGGCGCGATGTTCCGCGGCATAGGGCGTGGCGCCAAGGGACTCGACCCCGCGCACCGCAAGGACGGCATCGCGCTGCTGCTGCTCGGCCTCGCGCTGGTCGTCGCCGCGGGCACCTGGTCGAATCTGCGCGGGCCCGTCGGCGACCTCGTCGAGATGCTCGTCACCGGAGCGTTCGGCCGGCTCGATCTGCTCGTACCGATACTGCTCGGCGCCATCGCCGTACGGTTGATCCTCTACCCGGAGAAGCCCGAGGCCAACGGCCGTATCGTCATCGGACTCTCTGCCCTGGTCCTCGGGGTGCTCGGGCAGGTCCACATCGCGTGCGGATCGCCCGGCCGGGGAGACGGCACCACGGCCATGCAGAACGCGGGCGGGCTCATCGGCTGGGCAGCCTCCAAACCGCTCGTCTACACGATGGGCGAGGTCCTCGCCGTACCCCTGCTTCTGCTGCTCACCGTCTTCGGACTGCTGGTCGTCACCGCCACCCCGGTGAACGCCATTCCGCAACGGCTCCGGCTGCTCGGCACCAAGCTGGGTCTCCTCGATCCGGTGTACGACCCCGAGACGGACGAGGAGAGCGACGACGAGCGCTACGACGAGCAGTGGCGCGAGGCGCTGCCGGCACGTTCCCGCCGCTCCTCCGCACGCCGCTCCGAGGCGCCCGCGGAGTACGACCCCGACCGGGCGGAGACCGATGCGCTCTCCAAGCGCCGCAGGCCACGCAGGCCCTCCGTGCAGCCCGCGCTGAACCGCACCATGGACGCGGTGGATGTCGCCGCCGCCGCGGCCGCCGCGCTCGACGGGGCAGTGCTCAACGGCATGCCGCCCTCGCCGATCGTCGCCGACCTCACCCAGGGCGTCTCCGTCGAGCGCGAGCGCCCGGGCACGCCGGTGCCCGGCGCCAGGACGAGCGAGCCCGCCGCCGGGGGAGGGCGGCCGGAGAAGGCGGCGGCGCCCGCGGTCGGCGTACCCGATCTGACGAAGTCCGTGCCCGACTCGCAGTCCCAGCCGCTGCCGGCCCGCGCCGAGCAACTCCAGCTCTCCGGCGACATCACCTACTCGCTGCCCTCGCTCAACCTGCTGGAGCGCGGCGGGCCCGGCAAGACCCGCAGCGCCGCCAACGACGCGATCGTCGCCTCCCTGACGAACGTCTTCACTGAGTTCAAGGTCGACGCCGCCGTCACCGGCTTCACCCGCGGCCCGACGGTCACGCGGTACGAGGTGGAGCTCGGCCCGGCCGTGAAGGTCGAGCGGATCACCGCGCTCGCCAAGAACATCGCGTACGCCGTCGCCAGTCCCGACGTCCGGATCATCTCCCCGATCCCGGGCAAGTCGGCGGTCGGCATCGAGATCCCCAACACCGACCGGGAGATGGTCAACCTCGGCGACGTACTGCGCCTCGCGGACGCCGCGGAGGACGACCATCCGATGCTGGTCGCGCTCGGCAAGGACGTCGAGGGCGGCTATGTGATGGCCAACCTGGCGAAGATGCCGCACGTGCTGGTTGCCGGTGCCACCGGTTCAGGGAAGTCGTCCTGCATCAACTGCCTGATCACCTCGGTGATGGTGCGGGCGACGCCGGACGACGTACGGATGGTGCTGGTCGACCCCAAGCGGGTCGAGCTGACCGCGTACGAGGGCATCCCGCACCTGATCACGCCGATCATCACCAACCCCAAGCGCGCGGCCGAGGCCCTCCAATGGGTCGTACGGGAGATGGACCTGCGGTACGACGACCTCGCCGCGTTCGGGTACCGGCACATCGACGACTTCAACCAGGCCGTCCGCAACGGCAAGGTCAAGCTGCCGGAGGGCAGCGAGCGCGAGCTCTCGCCGTACCCCTATCTGCTGGTGATCGTCGACGAGCTGGCCGACCTGATGATGGTCGCTCCGCGCGATGTGGAGGACGCCATCGTCCGTATCACCCAGCTGGCCCGCGCCGCCGGCATCCACCTGGTGCTCGCGACCCAGCGGCCCTCGGTCGATGTCGTCACCGGTCTGATCAAGGCCAATGTGCCCTCCCGGCTCGCCTTCGCGACGTCCTCGCTGGCCGACAGCCGCGTCATCCTCGACCAGCCCGGCGCCGAGAAGCTCATCGGAAAGGGTGACGGTCTGTTCCTGCCGATGGGGGCCAACAAGCCCACCCGTATGCAGGGTGCCTTCGTCACCGAGGACGAGGTCGCGGCCGTCGTCCAGCACTGCAAGGACCAGATGGCGCCGGTCTTCCGCGAGGACGTGGTGGTCGGCACCGCAAGGAAGAAGGAGATCGACGAGGACATCGGCGACGACCTGGACCTGCTCTGTCAGGCCGCCGAGCTGGTCGTCTCCACCCAGTTCGGGTCCACCTCGATGCTCCAGCGCAAACTGCGGGTCGGCTTCGCGAAGGCCGGACGGCTGATGGACCTGATGGAGTCGAGGAACATCGTCGGGCCGAGCGAGGGATCCAAGGCGCGCGATGTCATGGTGAAACCGGACGAGCTGGACGGGGTGTTGGCGCTGATCCGGGGGGAATCCGCTTCATAG
- a CDS encoding helix-turn-helix domain-containing protein: MSIGNFPEDDRPSIGRVLQQARIAAGLTVEEISSSTRVRIPIVHAIEEDDFSRCGGDVYARGHIRTLARAVGTDPEPLVSQYDAEHGGRPAPTPAAPLFEAERIRSEPRRPNWTAAMVAAIVAVVGFVGFTFFKGGDDASTTTQVAEGSTPDTKSPKPKTSKPVDPKPAPSDSAIAAAPRDKVTVKLSASQGKSWISAKDHNGRLLFDGLLLQGQSKTFQDKERVDLVLGDAGSIELFVNGKKVEDKFQPGQVERLSYTKGDPAVG; this comes from the coding sequence GTGTCCATCGGCAACTTCCCCGAAGACGACCGGCCTTCGATCGGTCGAGTGCTTCAGCAGGCTCGTATCGCCGCAGGTCTCACGGTCGAAGAGATCAGCTCGTCCACCCGGGTGCGCATCCCCATCGTGCACGCGATCGAAGAGGACGACTTCTCCCGCTGCGGCGGCGACGTGTATGCGCGCGGCCACATCCGTACCCTGGCGCGTGCCGTCGGGACCGATCCGGAACCGCTGGTTTCGCAGTACGACGCCGAGCACGGCGGCCGTCCCGCACCCACACCCGCGGCGCCGCTGTTCGAGGCCGAGAGAATCCGTTCCGAACCCCGCCGACCCAACTGGACGGCGGCCATGGTCGCCGCGATCGTCGCCGTCGTCGGCTTCGTCGGCTTCACTTTCTTCAAGGGCGGCGACGACGCCTCCACGACCACACAGGTCGCGGAGGGCTCGACGCCCGACACGAAGAGCCCCAAGCCGAAGACCAGCAAACCCGTCGACCCCAAGCCGGCGCCTTCCGACAGTGCCATTGCCGCGGCACCCAGGGACAAGGTGACGGTGAAGCTCAGTGCCAGCCAGGGCAAGAGCTGGATCTCGGCCAAGGACCACAACGGACGGCTGCTCTTCGACGGGCTGCTGCTTCAGGGCCAGTCCAAGACCTTCCAGGACAAGGAGCGGGTCGACCTCGTCCTCGGCGACGCAGGATCCATCGAACTGTTCGTGAACGGCAAGAAGGTCGAGGACAAGTTCCAGCCGGGCCAGGTCGAGCGGCTCTCGTACACGAAGGGCGACCCGGCGGTCGGCTGA